One Peromyscus leucopus breed LL Stock chromosome 2, UCI_PerLeu_2.1, whole genome shotgun sequence DNA window includes the following coding sequences:
- the LOC114689405 gene encoding LOW QUALITY PROTEIN: calicin-like (The sequence of the model RefSeq protein was modified relative to this genomic sequence to represent the inferred CDS: inserted 2 bases in 2 codons; deleted 1 base in 1 codon): MKLEFTEKNYNSFVLQNLNKQRKRKEYWDMALTVDHHVFFAHRNVLAAVSPLVKSLISSNDMKTTDELFITIDPNYLSACTVDQLLDYFYSGKVVISEQNVEELLRGAQYFNTPRLRIHCNDFLIKSIRRANCLRYLFLAELFELKEVSDLAYSGIRDNFHFWASPEGSMHFMRCPPVIFGRLLRDENLHVLNEDQALSALINWVYFRQEEREKYFKKFFNYINLNAVSNKTLMFASNKLTSLENNSAHVTLIESVLMDRKQERPCSLLSYQRKGALLDSVVILGGQKAHGKFNDGVFAYIIQENLWLKLSEMPYRAAALSATAAGRYIYISGGTTEQISGLKTAWRYDMDDNSWTKLPDLPIGLVFHTMVTCGGTVYSVGGXIAPRRYVSNIYRYDERKEAWCLAGKMSIPMDGTAVITKGDRNLYIVTGRCLVXGYISRVGVVDCFDTTTGEVVQCITFPIEFNHRPLLSFHQDNILRVHSHRQSVEINLQKIKANKSTSSVPLLPNSCPLDVSHAICSIGDNKVFVCGGVTTASDVQTKDYTINPNAYLLDQKIGEWKILASPPEALDCPACCLAKLPCKILQRI, from the exons ATGAAACTGGAATTCACAGAGAAGAACTACAACAGCTTTGTGCTGCAAAACTTGAACAAACAGAGGAAGCGCAAAGAGTACTGGGACATGGCCCTGACTGTGGACCACCACGTCTTCTTCGCACATCGCAACGTGCTGGCTGCTGTCTCTCCACTGGTCAAAAGTCTCATCTCCAGCAACGACATGAAGACCACCGACGAGCTCTTCATCACCATTGACCCCAACTACCTGAGCGCCTGCACGGTGGACCAGCTCCTGGACTACTTCTACAGCGGCAAAGTGGTGATCTCAGAGCAGAACGTGGAGGAG CTGCTGCGGGGCGCTCAGTATTTCAACACCCCACGCCTCCGGATTCACTGCAATGACTTCCTTATTAAGTCCATTCGACGTGCCAACTGCTTGCGCTACCTCTTCCTGGCTGAGCTGTTCGAGCTCAAAGAAGTATCAGACTTGGCCTACTCCGGCATTCGTGACAACTTCCACTTCTGGGCCAGTCCCGAGGGCTCCATGCACTTCATGCGCTGCCCCCCTGTCATCTTCGGCCGCCTGCTCCGGGATGAAAACCTTCATGTGCTCAACGAGGACCAGGCTCTCAGCGCCCTCATCAATTGGGTGTACTTCCGGCAGGAGGAACGGGAGAAATACTTCAAGAAGTTCTTCAATTACATCAATCTCAATGCTGTCTCCAACAAGACGCTGATGTTTGCCAGCAACAAGCTGACGAGCTTGGAGAACAACTCCGCCCACGTGACCTTGATCGAGAGTGTCCTAATGGACCGCAAGCAGGAGCGCCCCTGCAGCCTGCTGAGCTACCAGCGGAAGGGGGCCCTGCTCGATTCAGTGGTCATCCTTGGTGGCCAGAAGGCCCATGGCAAGTTCAACGATGGAGTGTTTGCTTATATCATCCAGGAGAACCTGTGGCTGAAGCTCTCAGAGATGCCCTACCGCGCAGCCGCCCTGAGTGCCACAGCCGCCGGCCGTTACATCTATATCTCCGGTGGCACCACTGAACAGATCTCAGGCCTCAAGACGGCATGGCGGTATGACATGGATGACAACTCCTGGACCAAGCTACCCGACCTACCCATTGGGCTTGTCTTCCACACCATGGTGACCTGCGGGGGAACGGTGTACTCAGTGGGTG GTATTGCCCCACGCCGGTACGTCTCCAACATCTATCGCTATGATGAACGCAAGGAGGCCTGGTGCCTGGCAGGGAAGATGAGCATCCCTATGGATGGCACAGCAGTGATCACCAAGGGTGACCGGAACCTGTACATCGTCACTGGGCGATGCCTGG AAGGCTACATCTCCCGGGTCGGTGTAGTCGACTGCTTTGACACCACCACAGGGGAAGTGGTCCAGTGTATCACTTTCCCGATTGAGTTCAACCACCGGCCCCTGCTCTCCTTCCATCAGGACAACATCCTCCGTGTGCACAGCCACCGGCAGAGCGTGGAAATCAACTTACAGAAGATAAAGGCCAACAAGTCAACATCCTCAGTGCCTCTGCTGCCTAACAGTTGTCCCTTGGATGTGTCCCACGCTATCTGCTCCATTGGAGACAACAAGGTATTTGTATGTGGGGGTGTCACCACAGCCAGCGATGTCCAGACAAAGGACTACACCATCAATCCTAATGCTTACTTGCTGGACCAAAAGATAGGTGAATGGAAGATCCTCGCCTCCCCACCTGAGGCCCTGGACTGTCCTGCTTGCTGTTTAGCCAAGCTACCTTGCAAGATTCTTCAAAGAATTTAA
- the LOC114710587 gene encoding DNA repair protein RAD51 homolog 3-like isoform X1 — translation MQRELVGFPLSPAVRGKLVAAGFQTAEDILEVKPSELSKVGISKEEALETLQIVRRECLTDQPRCAGTSVADRKCTALELLEQEHTQGFIITFCSALDNVLGGGIPLMKTTEVCGVPGVGKTQLCMQLAVDVQIPECFGGIAGEAVFIDTEGSFMIDRVVTLATACIQHLCLIAGAHMDEDHQKALEDFTLENILSHIYYFRCHDYTELLAQVYLLPDFLSEHSKVRLVIIDGIAFPFRHDLDDLSLRTRLLNGLAQQMISLANNHRGKLGTCCYNKAYFSLGTKAKVCNIVQVTKPEGVHSTISNHTSRI, via the exons ATGCAGCGGGAGTTAGTGGGTTTCCCGCTGTCGCCCGCGGTGCGGGGGAAGCTGGTGGCGGCAGGTTTCCAGACTGCCGAGGACATCCTGGAGGTGAAGCCCTCCGAGCTCAGCAAAGTTGGGATATCTAAAGAGGAAGCTTTAGAAACTCTGCAAATTGTAAGAAGAGAATGTCTCACAGATCAACCAAGATGTGCTGGGACCTCTGTGGCAGACAGGAAGTGCACAGCCCTGGAACTTCTTGAGCAGGAGCACACCCAAGGCTTCATAATCACCTTCTGTTCGGCACTAGACAACGTTCTTGGGGGTGGAATACCCCTAATGAAAACGACAGAAGTCTGTGGTGTGCCAGGTGTTGGAAAAACACAGTTATGTATGCAATTGGCAGTGGATGTGCAGATTCCAGAATGTTTTGGAGGAATAGCAGGTGAAGCAGTATTTATTGACACAGAGGGAAGTTTTATGATTGATAGAGTGGTAACCCTTGCAACTGCCTGCATTCAGCACCTTTGTCTTATAGCAGGAGCACACATGGACGAAGACCATCAGAAAGCCTTGGAGGATTTCACTCTTGAAAATATTCTTTCCCATATTTATTATTTCCGTTGTCATGATTACACTGAGCTGCTGGCGCAAGTCTATCTCCTTCCAGATTTCCTTTCAGAGCATTCAAAGGTGCGGTTGGTGATCATAGATGGTATTGCTTTTCCTTTTCGTCATGACCTTGATGATCTGTCCCTTCGTACTCGACTACTAAATGGCCTAGCCCAACAAATGATCAGCCTTGCAAATAATCACAG GGGAAAGCTGGGGACATGCTGCTACAATAAGGCTTATTTTTCACtgggaacaaaagcaaaagttTGCAACATTGTACAAGTCACCAAGCCAGAAGGAGTCCACAGTACCATTTCAAATCACACTTCAAGGATTTAG
- the LOC114710587 gene encoding DNA repair protein RAD51 homolog 3-like isoform X2, with amino-acid sequence MQRELVGFPLSPAVRGKLVAAGFQTAEDILEVKPSELSKVGISKEEALETLQIVRRECLTDQPRCAGTSVADRKCTALELLEQEHTQGFIITFCSALDNVLGGGIPLMKTTEVCGVPGVGKTQLCMQLAVDVQIPECFGGIAGEAVFIDTEGSFMIDRVVTLATACIQHLCLIAGAHMDEDHQKALEDFTLENILSHIYYFRCHDYTELLAQVYLLPDFLSEHSKVRLVIIDGIAFPFRHDLDDLSLRTRLLNGLAQQMISLANNHRLAGKAGDMLLQ; translated from the exons ATGCAGCGGGAGTTAGTGGGTTTCCCGCTGTCGCCCGCGGTGCGGGGGAAGCTGGTGGCGGCAGGTTTCCAGACTGCCGAGGACATCCTGGAGGTGAAGCCCTCCGAGCTCAGCAAAGTTGGGATATCTAAAGAGGAAGCTTTAGAAACTCTGCAAATTGTAAGAAGAGAATGTCTCACAGATCAACCAAGATGTGCTGGGACCTCTGTGGCAGACAGGAAGTGCACAGCCCTGGAACTTCTTGAGCAGGAGCACACCCAAGGCTTCATAATCACCTTCTGTTCGGCACTAGACAACGTTCTTGGGGGTGGAATACCCCTAATGAAAACGACAGAAGTCTGTGGTGTGCCAGGTGTTGGAAAAACACAGTTATGTATGCAATTGGCAGTGGATGTGCAGATTCCAGAATGTTTTGGAGGAATAGCAGGTGAAGCAGTATTTATTGACACAGAGGGAAGTTTTATGATTGATAGAGTGGTAACCCTTGCAACTGCCTGCATTCAGCACCTTTGTCTTATAGCAGGAGCACACATGGACGAAGACCATCAGAAAGCCTTGGAGGATTTCACTCTTGAAAATATTCTTTCCCATATTTATTATTTCCGTTGTCATGATTACACTGAGCTGCTGGCGCAAGTCTATCTCCTTCCAGATTTCCTTTCAGAGCATTCAAAGGTGCGGTTGGTGATCATAGATGGTATTGCTTTTCCTTTTCGTCATGACCTTGATGATCTGTCCCTTCGTACTCGACTACTAAATGGCCTAGCCCAACAAATGATCAGCCTTGCAAATAATCACAGGTTAGCT GGGAAAGCTGGGGACATGCTGCTACAATAA